The genomic segment CCCTCTCCAGCAACTACGCCGACACCAGCCGCCTGAAAGAATTCGTGCGCGAATTGTTGATCGATTGGTTTGCCGCCGGCATCGATCCGAAACGATCGACCGTCTTCATCCAATCGCACATCCCCGAGCACGCCGTGCTGCATCTGCTCTTTTCCATGATGATTCCCGTCTCCTGGCTGGAGCGGAATCCGACGTACAAGGAAAAGCAGGAAGAGATTAAGGAAAAGGACCTCAGCACCTACGGATTCCTCGGCTACCCCGTCCTCCAAGCGGCGGATATTTTATTGTATAAGCCGGACTTCGTGCCGGTCGGGAAAGATCAGCTGCCGCACCTGGAACTCACGCGGGAAGTGGCCCGGCGCTTTAACGACATCTATAAGAAGTCCGTGTTCCCCGAGCCGAAGGAGTACCTCACCAAGTTCCCCAAGGTACTGGGAACCGACGGACGCAAGATGAGCAAGAGCTACGGCAACACGATCAATCTCTCGGACACGGAGCCGGTGGTCCGGCAAAAGCTGAAGACCATGGTGACCGACCCGGCCCGCGTACGGCGCACGGACGTGGGCAACCCCGATGTCTGCCCGGTCTACGAATTTCACAAGATCTATTCGCCGCAAGCCGTGCAGGACCAAATCAACAAGGATTGCCGCACCGCCGCCATCGGCTGCATCGACTGCAAAAAACAGGTGGCGGATAAAATGGTGGAGCGCATGGTCCCCATGTGGGACGCCCGCGCCGCGCTGACGAGCACCCCGTCACGCATCGACGAGATCATTCAAGACGGCAGCCAGCGGGCCGAAAAGGTCGCGAAAGCCACCCTCGCCGAAGTCAACGAGGCAATGAAGATCTGAGCCGGGTCAAGGCAGCATGAGGATAGTCATGATTCGATGGATGGTGCCCTGTACCGCATTGGCCTGCCTATTGAGCTTCGCCGGCCTAGCGGCCGCGATCGATCCACCCTGCGACGCCTATCCCCAGGCGAAGCAAGCCCGCTGCGTGACGATTTGGAAAGAGCTGAACAAGGAAGACGGCAACGCCATCGCCCAATTCGGGCTCGACCAGCTAAAGCGGCGTGAGGAAGGGAAGATCAACGCCCAGCAACACCTGGCCGAAAACATGGCCTTCATCAAACAGTCGACCGAGAAACGCCTGGCGCGCCTCAAGGAGCGCATGGCGAAAGAATAGCCGCAGCCTCACTCCACGCGAAAAAACTGATTCGACTCTTTTTCAATGCCAATTTCAGTTTCCGGCCCGTGCCCGGTGACGACTGCCGTCGCGTCGTCGAGCGTATAGAGCCGCTCGCGGATCGACCGCTCGATGGCATCGAAATCCCCGCCCCAGAGATCGGTGCGCCCGATGCTGCCACGAAACAGAGTATCGCCCGCCAGCACGAGCTGGTCATCCGGCACATGAAAACTCATCGAGCCCGGCGTGTGGCCCGGCGTATGGATGGCCACAATCGGCACCTGCCCCACCAGCACTTTCTCTTCATCCTTAAGCCAATAGTCCGGCATTGGCACCGCCACGTAGGGCACACCGAACATCCGACATTGCACATCAAGATTCTGCCAGAGGTCGAGATCGTCTTGATGGAGGCAGAGCGTCGCGCCGGTCGCCTTCTTCATTTCACCGGCGGCGAGGAAATGATCGAAATGCGCGTGGGTGTGAAAAATATAGCGGACCGTCAGCCCGAGTTGCTGGACTTCGTGCAGAATCCGTTCGGGCGCACCGCCGGGATCGACCACGATGGCCTGTTTGGTGACCGGATCGCCGATGATGGAGCAATTGCACCCGAGCGGCGGAACCGAAAACGTTTTGCGAATCAAGATCGGCATGGAGGTCGCATGCTACCGCTCAACCGGCTCAGGGTGCAAGCAGCGGCCCGCCGTCTGATTCCGGCTGAATGCGGACCGTCCAGATGACCTCGGTATCCCAGATCGTCCAGCGTGATCCCTGCCGCCGAAACCAGACCAGAAAGCCGGCGCCGCTTCTATCGGGGCGAGGGTTGCCGACATAGACAAGCGCCTGGTTCTGCTGGAGAGTGAACGCCACGCGCGAAAACACGAGCCGATCCAACACCGGCAAGGCCTGCACGGATCTGGCCTGCTCCCAGCGGACAGGCTGGGCACGCGACACTTCCGGCTCTTCAATCGTATCCCCCGAGACAAACCGATAGCGCGTGCCAAAATGGAATCGTCCCTCAAGCCGGATCGCCATTTGATTCACAGCCACAAACTCCCGCACCAGATCCGCCGGAAGCGCCCCATCGAAATACCCCTGCTCCAGGAACAGCGGCACCGTCAATGGGCCCTCTTGGTTAGGGACAATCTGGGTCGTGGTCATGCGCTCGATGAGGACGAGAGAGGTCTCAGAGGTGAGAAACTTGCTTGTGATGATCTCGTCGTAGAGTCGATACTCGTCGTCCGGGAAACCTGACAGGGCAGGTTGCAGCTCCATCGCCTGCACCGGCCAGGCAATACCCAGGCTGATCACAAGCAGAATGAAGCGAACGACGCCACGCATGAGTGGAGCATAGCCGCCAGGCCGGAGGCCGGTCAATTCGAGAAATACTGCATGGACAAGCTCACGTGAACCATGGATAATCGGCGGATGATCTTCATCGGGAGCGCGGCGTGACACGACAGCAGATCTCCATGGCCCATATCGGCCTGCTGGCCTGTTGCTTGCTGGCCGCCGGCTGCAAACCGGACGACTCGCCCTTCAAGGCCGAGAATGAATCGCTGAAGAAACAAGTGGCCCGGCAGGAATCCCTGCTCTCCTCGCTGCAAGACGGGAATAAGGTCATGCAGCAGCAGATCGACCTGTTGAATCAGGAA from the Nitrospira sp. genome contains:
- the trpS gene encoding tryptophan--tRNA ligase; translated protein: MTIAPKKRVLSGMQPSGLMHLGNYLGALENWKLLQEEHECFFFVADWHALSSNYADTSRLKEFVRELLIDWFAAGIDPKRSTVFIQSHIPEHAVLHLLFSMMIPVSWLERNPTYKEKQEEIKEKDLSTYGFLGYPVLQAADILLYKPDFVPVGKDQLPHLELTREVARRFNDIYKKSVFPEPKEYLTKFPKVLGTDGRKMSKSYGNTINLSDTEPVVRQKLKTMVTDPARVRRTDVGNPDVCPVYEFHKIYSPQAVQDQINKDCRTAAIGCIDCKKQVADKMVERMVPMWDARAALTSTPSRIDEIIQDGSQRAEKVAKATLAEVNEAMKI
- a CDS encoding MBL fold metallo-hydrolase — translated: MPILIRKTFSVPPLGCNCSIIGDPVTKQAIVVDPGGAPERILHEVQQLGLTVRYIFHTHAHFDHFLAAGEMKKATGATLCLHQDDLDLWQNLDVQCRMFGVPYVAVPMPDYWLKDEEKVLVGQVPIVAIHTPGHTPGSMSFHVPDDQLVLAGDTLFRGSIGRTDLWGGDFDAIERSIRERLYTLDDATAVVTGHGPETEIGIEKESNQFFRVE